A single Paenibacillus sp. FSL R5-0517 DNA region contains:
- a CDS encoding LysR family transcriptional regulator has product MNISQLETLITISKTMSFRKAGELLNLTQPAVSAQIKSLEDEFSTVLVDRNQPVTLTDRGQVFLEHAERMLDIVDELKQKLSDLDETPQGRIVLGTTTSIAIQILPRVLSYFQDQFPLIKTSIQSLPSSQIYTQVENGLVDIGIGYLTERNPNLNTSVLYYDTFELVVSPSHPLAKKKHAAVDVLRSTPLILLSPDTVGRRFTETIFKKHNIEPNIVMELSSSEEVKRMVEIDLGAAVISKQSVAHELRQGTLRMIPLSELEVSHPVGVIYKSSRYLNSAMQQFISDLKGMPETQFISSE; this is encoded by the coding sequence ATGAACATAAGCCAACTGGAGACACTAATTACCATTTCCAAAACGATGAGCTTCCGCAAAGCGGGTGAACTTCTCAACTTGACTCAGCCTGCCGTCTCAGCCCAGATCAAAAGCCTCGAAGACGAATTCAGCACCGTTCTTGTGGATCGTAACCAACCCGTTACCCTCACAGACCGTGGACAGGTATTTCTGGAACATGCTGAACGGATGCTCGACATCGTTGATGAGTTGAAACAAAAATTATCTGATCTCGATGAAACGCCTCAGGGACGGATTGTGTTAGGCACAACGACTTCCATTGCTATTCAGATCTTGCCAAGGGTGTTATCCTATTTCCAAGATCAATTCCCGCTCATCAAAACCAGTATTCAATCCCTTCCTTCATCACAGATCTATACCCAGGTCGAAAATGGTCTGGTTGATATTGGTATCGGTTATCTCACGGAGCGTAATCCCAACCTGAATACGTCTGTGCTGTACTATGACACATTTGAACTCGTGGTATCTCCTTCCCACCCGTTGGCGAAGAAAAAACATGCTGCAGTGGATGTACTCCGGAGCACTCCATTGATTCTGCTGTCTCCTGATACCGTAGGGCGACGATTTACGGAAACCATTTTCAAGAAACATAATATTGAACCCAATATTGTAATGGAGTTGTCCAGCAGCGAAGAAGTGAAACGGATGGTCGAAATTGATCTCGGGGCAGCTGTCATCTCCAAACAATCTGTTGCGCATGAGTTGCGTCAAGGTACATTGCGTATGATACCCTTAAGTGAGCTGGAGGTCAGTCATCCTGTTGGTGTCATCTATAAGTCCAGCCGGTACCTCAACTCCGCGATGCAGCAATTCATAAGTGACCTCAAAGGCATGCCGGAAACCCAATTCATCAGTTCAGAATGA
- a CDS encoding GNAT family N-acetyltransferase, with protein MLTRKMLVQGLPALWTERLVLRALRQSDYSTLSELFSDPQVIRYVNRGSQPTPIRARRLLNQIRSSSAKLDSLHYGICWRGKEQVIGITSFQHWNDQNGTAQIGYILNRSCWGRGVATEAVQRLLQFGFDDLHLWRVEARCYEANVSSQRVLSKIGMTYERSLPSFGLHDEDDEGSESLMDVKVYSMYREQYVRPLQEKDLHTLVSDKPQ; from the coding sequence ATGCTTACCCGAAAAATGCTGGTTCAAGGTCTGCCGGCTTTGTGGACAGAGCGTCTTGTCCTGCGAGCATTGCGTCAAAGTGATTACAGCACATTATCGGAACTTTTTTCCGATCCTCAAGTCATACGATATGTGAATCGGGGAAGCCAGCCCACACCGATCAGGGCGAGACGGTTATTGAACCAGATACGAAGCAGCAGTGCCAAGCTGGATTCGTTACATTATGGGATCTGCTGGAGAGGTAAGGAACAGGTCATTGGGATTACCTCTTTCCAGCACTGGAATGATCAGAATGGTACCGCACAGATTGGTTATATCCTGAACAGGTCCTGTTGGGGCAGAGGTGTGGCTACCGAGGCGGTACAACGGCTGCTGCAGTTTGGATTTGACGATCTTCATCTGTGGAGGGTGGAGGCACGTTGTTATGAGGCCAATGTTTCGTCACAACGGGTGCTAAGCAAAATAGGAATGACTTACGAACGGAGTCTTCCCTCATTTGGACTGCATGATGAGGATGACGAAGGATCAGAATCTCTGATGGATGTTAAAGTGTATAGCATGTATCGGGAACAATACGTACGCCCGCTTCAGGAGAAAGACTTGCACACACTGGTATCTGACAAGCCGCAATAA
- a CDS encoding succinate dehydrogenase cytochrome b558 subunit — protein sequence MKGFYSRKLHSLLGVIPLSLFFVEHLVTNFSAVEGGKEAFDGAVAFLNSLPLVIVLETLLIWLPLFYHGVYGLYIAYQAKPNVGRYGNERNWRYTLQRVSGVITFVFVIWHVWETRVQVALGTVTHEQLGGVIHDIVMNPVTFILYLISVVAASYHFANGLWSFLVSWGITVGPRAQRVSSYVCMSLFGIISIMFIASLFAFRSMDFQAVTSMVDVVKTVLI from the coding sequence ATGAAAGGGTTTTACTCCAGAAAGCTGCACTCCTTGCTTGGCGTCATTCCGCTCAGTTTGTTTTTTGTTGAGCATTTGGTGACGAACTTCTCGGCAGTTGAAGGCGGCAAAGAAGCTTTTGACGGTGCTGTTGCATTCTTGAACAGTCTGCCACTGGTTATTGTTTTGGAAACGCTCCTTATCTGGTTACCGTTGTTCTATCACGGTGTATACGGTCTGTATATTGCATATCAGGCCAAGCCTAACGTGGGACGTTATGGCAATGAGCGCAACTGGCGTTATACGTTGCAGCGTGTCAGTGGTGTTATTACGTTTGTATTCGTTATCTGGCATGTATGGGAGACGCGGGTGCAGGTTGCGTTGGGTACAGTCACCCACGAACAGCTAGGCGGTGTTATTCACGATATCGTGATGAACCCGGTAACATTTATTCTATATCTGATCAGTGTAGTTGCGGCATCCTACCACTTTGCCAACGGTCTGTGGTCGTTTCTTGTTAGCTGGGGGATTACCGTGGGTCCGCGTGCGCAGCGTGTGTCCTCTTATGTATGCATGAGCTTGTTCGGTATTATCTCCATTATGTTTATTGCTTCCTTGTTCGCTTTCCGGAGCATGGATTTCCAAGCAGTAACTTCAATGGTTGACGTAGTAAAAACAGTTCTAATCTAA
- a CDS encoding SDR family oxidoreductase, translated as MLKDQVVFITGASSGIGALCAQMLIEEGAIPILAARSRDKLEEIGASLKGPHELLTLDVTDSEQVQAAVEAILHKYGRIDILLNNAGYGKFAVMTEMSVQEFDEMMDVNYMGIVRCTKAVLPQMLERGKGQIVNVASMAGKIGTAKSASYTATKHAVLGFSNALRQELRKTGVMVTTINPGPIDTPFFQRADPSGNYVNNVRWMMLKPEDVAGHMIRAMKKRKEEVNLPRLASAGIWLYQLFPRLADRLSHGVMNQK; from the coding sequence ATGCTGAAAGACCAGGTAGTGTTTATTACAGGTGCATCGAGTGGTATCGGTGCGCTGTGTGCGCAGATGCTGATAGAAGAAGGAGCCATCCCGATTCTGGCTGCCCGTTCGCGGGACAAGTTGGAAGAGATTGGTGCTTCGCTGAAAGGGCCGCATGAATTACTCACACTTGATGTTACGGATAGTGAGCAGGTTCAGGCAGCTGTGGAGGCAATATTGCATAAATACGGACGAATCGACATTTTGTTGAACAACGCTGGTTACGGGAAATTCGCGGTAATGACGGAGATGTCTGTACAGGAATTCGATGAGATGATGGACGTGAATTACATGGGCATTGTCCGCTGCACCAAAGCAGTGCTTCCACAAATGCTGGAACGGGGCAAAGGTCAGATCGTGAACGTGGCCTCGATGGCTGGCAAAATCGGTACAGCCAAATCCGCTTCCTATACAGCAACGAAACATGCTGTGCTCGGATTTAGTAATGCGCTTCGTCAAGAGCTTCGCAAGACCGGCGTCATGGTGACAACGATTAATCCAGGTCCGATTGATACACCATTCTTCCAACGGGCTGACCCATCTGGCAATTATGTGAATAATGTACGTTGGATGATGTTGAAACCGGAAGATGTTGCGGGTCATATGATTCGGGCAATGAAAAAGCGCAAGGAAGAAGTGAATCTGCCAAGACTTGCTTCTGCTGGCATATGGCTGTACCAGCTATTTCCTCGTCTTGCAGATCGATTGTCGCACGGTGTAATGAATCAGAAGTAA
- a CDS encoding TrkA family potassium uptake protein — MKTQQFAVIGLGRFGSSLAQELMELGYEVLGIDKNEEVVEDMSELVTHAVVADATDEEVLRSLGIRNFDCGIVAIGDDIQTSILTAILLKELGVKTVVAKAISVLHGRALDKLGIDRVVYPERDMGIRVAHQLVTPNLLDYIELSNDYSIVEMKVPACLHNKTLSTLNARVRFGCSIVALQKEAGVIIAPTALDSLQMGDIMVIIGNNADIDRFEEEVISQES; from the coding sequence ATGAAAACACAGCAGTTTGCGGTGATTGGGCTTGGGCGTTTTGGCTCCAGTCTGGCACAGGAATTAATGGAACTCGGCTACGAGGTACTCGGTATCGATAAAAATGAAGAAGTCGTCGAAGACATGAGTGAATTGGTCACCCATGCCGTTGTAGCCGATGCGACTGATGAGGAAGTGTTACGCTCTCTGGGTATTCGCAATTTTGATTGTGGTATCGTAGCTATCGGGGATGATATTCAGACGAGCATTCTCACCGCGATCCTGTTAAAAGAACTGGGCGTCAAGACGGTCGTAGCCAAGGCCATATCCGTTCTTCACGGAAGAGCACTGGATAAGCTGGGGATTGATCGTGTGGTTTATCCCGAGCGGGATATGGGTATTCGGGTTGCCCATCAGCTGGTTACCCCGAACTTGCTGGATTACATTGAATTATCCAATGATTACAGTATTGTCGAGATGAAGGTTCCCGCCTGTCTGCACAACAAAACATTATCAACCCTGAATGCACGTGTACGCTTTGGTTGCAGCATTGTGGCGTTACAGAAAGAAGCCGGGGTCATTATTGCTCCGACAGCACTAGACTCGCTTCAGATGGGGGATATCATGGTCATTATTGGTAATAATGCAGATATCGACCGATTTGAAGAAGAAGTTATTAGCCAGGAGAGCTGA
- a CDS encoding histidinol-phosphatase: MKFDLHTHHFRCGHADGNIRDYIEAGIKAGLQAIGISDHTPYFGSELEQAFPRIAMGKSELQHYVKEVLALKEEYAGKIDVLLGIESDYFPVHAELYRTTLGQYPFDYIIGSVHHTEDVSIFNKTRWNGLSDARKVEVKESYYSLIRQSARSGMFQILGHIDAMKGNYPPFSEIIADQAIDETLQVIAESNVAIEINTSGKTKLSGGWYPSDAILERAHHYGVKVTFGSDAHKPQRVADELDDVRTRLLEIGFTEWVYFKQKQMQVVSL; the protein is encoded by the coding sequence ATGAAATTTGATCTTCATACCCATCATTTTCGTTGTGGTCACGCAGACGGCAACATCCGCGATTATATAGAGGCAGGTATTAAGGCAGGGCTTCAGGCCATCGGGATCTCGGATCATACGCCATACTTTGGCAGTGAGCTTGAGCAGGCATTTCCACGGATCGCAATGGGCAAGTCTGAATTGCAGCATTATGTGAAAGAAGTCCTTGCTCTGAAAGAGGAGTACGCTGGTAAAATCGATGTGTTACTCGGCATTGAATCGGATTACTTCCCTGTTCATGCAGAATTGTACCGTACCACACTGGGACAGTATCCTTTTGACTATATTATTGGTTCCGTTCATCATACCGAGGATGTAAGCATCTTCAACAAAACGCGGTGGAACGGACTGAGCGATGCTCGCAAAGTTGAAGTGAAAGAGAGCTATTATTCATTAATCCGGCAATCGGCACGCAGCGGCATGTTCCAGATTCTTGGACACATTGACGCGATGAAAGGAAATTATCCACCGTTCTCCGAAATTATTGCGGATCAGGCCATTGATGAAACGTTGCAGGTCATTGCAGAATCCAATGTAGCGATCGAAATTAACACATCTGGCAAAACCAAACTCAGCGGTGGCTGGTACCCTTCAGATGCCATTCTGGAACGCGCCCATCATTATGGGGTGAAGGTGACTTTTGGATCGGACGCTCATAAACCACAGCGGGTTGCAGATGAGCTGGATGATGTTCGTACACGTCTGCTGGAGATCGGATTCACTGAATGGGTGTATTTTAAGCAGAAACAGATGCAGGTTGTATCACTGTAA
- the sdhB gene encoding succinate dehydrogenase iron-sulfur subunit, giving the protein MAEQATANKTVKFIITRQDSPESSSYNEEFELPYRPNMNVISALMEIQRNPVNTDGKSIAPVCWDSNCLEEVCGACSMVINGKPRQACAALIDKLEQPVRIEPMKTFPVVRDLVIDRSRMFGALKRVKAWIPIDGTYDLGPGPRMPEKKRQWAYELSKCMTCGVCLEACPNVNEKTDFIGPAALSQVRLFNAHPTGEMNADDRLEALMEDGGIEGCGNSQNCVQSCPKGIPLTTSIAEMNKQTTKHMFKRWLGV; this is encoded by the coding sequence ATGGCGGAACAAGCTACAGCCAACAAAACCGTCAAGTTTATCATCACCCGTCAAGACAGCCCGGAGTCATCTTCGTACAACGAAGAATTTGAGCTACCGTACCGTCCCAACATGAATGTGATCAGCGCCCTGATGGAGATTCAGCGTAATCCGGTCAATACAGATGGCAAATCCATTGCTCCTGTATGCTGGGATTCCAACTGTCTCGAAGAAGTCTGTGGTGCCTGCTCCATGGTTATCAACGGCAAGCCACGTCAAGCATGTGCAGCCCTGATCGACAAGCTCGAACAGCCTGTTCGTATCGAACCGATGAAGACCTTCCCGGTGGTTCGTGACCTGGTCATTGACCGTAGCCGGATGTTTGGCGCCCTGAAACGCGTAAAAGCATGGATTCCAATCGATGGTACCTATGACCTCGGTCCAGGTCCACGGATGCCTGAGAAGAAGCGTCAGTGGGCATACGAGCTGTCCAAATGCATGACATGTGGTGTATGTCTTGAGGCATGCCCGAACGTCAATGAGAAAACAGACTTTATCGGTCCAGCAGCACTGTCCCAAGTGCGCCTGTTCAATGCTCACCCAACAGGGGAGATGAACGCCGACGATCGTCTGGAAGCGTTGATGGAAGACGGAGGCATTGAGGGCTGTGGTAACTCACAGAACTGCGTGCAATCCTGTCCAAAAGGCATTCCATTGACAACCTCCATTGCGGAAATGAACAAACAAACAACCAAGCATATGTTCAAACGCTGGTTGGGTGTATAA
- a CDS encoding LysR family transcriptional regulator, with protein sequence MFEELNAFAAVVEQSSLNRASKLLNLSQPALSRKISKLEDELGVALFHRRGKRLELTSVGQFAYTFAVEQKQQQQKFLTMLAQYKDEEQSTITLGASLTTLQTTLPPLVNAFMEKHPNAELKLLTGKTHEIVSFVRDKKADVGIVASSISEVGLNCVPLFDDHLELVVPLTHPLSGKEAGMEHLQDLPMITFSKGTWYRKLTDDLFQRCAVMPDIRMEIDSFEAIIRLLPSAKAAALLPKSYLRPQLLADNDLVSVHLPQLQQTRRTTCMIYGDKEGLSETSRQWVKETVALFTAKAPLPSRRTTTP encoded by the coding sequence ATGTTCGAGGAGTTAAATGCATTTGCAGCGGTTGTGGAGCAGTCCAGCCTGAACCGTGCATCCAAGTTACTGAACTTGTCCCAACCCGCACTCTCACGCAAAATATCCAAATTGGAGGATGAACTCGGGGTCGCTCTCTTCCACCGCCGCGGCAAACGACTGGAGTTAACCAGTGTGGGCCAGTTCGCCTATACCTTCGCGGTTGAACAGAAGCAGCAGCAACAGAAATTCCTCACCATGCTCGCCCAGTATAAAGACGAAGAACAGAGCACCATTACACTCGGAGCCAGTCTGACGACGCTTCAAACCACGTTGCCACCTCTCGTCAATGCCTTTATGGAGAAACATCCAAATGCCGAACTAAAACTGTTGACGGGAAAAACACATGAGATTGTCTCGTTTGTGCGTGACAAAAAAGCCGATGTGGGCATTGTCGCCTCCTCCATCAGTGAAGTGGGGCTTAACTGTGTGCCGCTCTTTGATGATCACCTGGAACTGGTTGTGCCGCTCACACACCCCCTGTCCGGTAAGGAAGCCGGGATGGAGCACTTGCAGGATCTGCCGATGATCACGTTCTCCAAAGGTACCTGGTATCGCAAATTAACGGACGACCTTTTTCAGCGCTGTGCCGTAATGCCGGATATTCGCATGGAGATTGATTCCTTCGAAGCGATCATCCGACTTCTGCCTTCCGCCAAAGCTGCTGCGCTATTGCCCAAGTCATATCTTCGTCCACAATTGCTCGCGGACAATGATCTTGTTTCTGTTCATTTGCCACAATTACAGCAGACCCGAAGAACAACCTGCATGATCTATGGGGATAAAGAGGGCCTCAGCGAGACCTCCAGACAATGGGTCAAGGAGACGGTTGCACTCTTTACAGCAAAGGCGCCATTGCCCTCACGGAGGACTACGACGCCTTAG
- a CDS encoding metallophosphoesterase, which produces MAETPRQGSKNSPSQRSYKAPGSEESVFPGEEKDHDPSRRSFLLRMILMTAGASLLTGGYAWLWEPRRLEIKQVELKLPKFPKAFDGLRVVQFSDAHLGFHTGVKEMRKLAATIEEQQPDLICFTGDIVERESEPMRECIPLLASMQAKYGKFAVLGNHDYRGGQQNEVAAMFHEAGFKLLRNEHVVIEQGGERLAIAGLDDALTGRPDPAQAIKGLNQDLWKLLLMHEPDYADIATPYGFGLQLSGHSHGGQVRFPWVGALTTPRGSHKYVQGLYYTNVQGVYYSTQTQMPVYVNRGFGMTQLPIRFLCRPELTVFELKGLTT; this is translated from the coding sequence ATGGCAGAGACACCGCGTCAGGGTAGCAAAAACTCGCCGTCCCAGCGCTCGTACAAGGCACCGGGTTCAGAAGAGTCTGTGTTTCCTGGAGAGGAAAAGGATCATGATCCCTCTCGCCGAAGTTTCTTATTGCGCATGATTTTGATGACGGCGGGTGCGAGCTTGCTCACCGGGGGTTATGCCTGGCTTTGGGAGCCACGTCGTCTGGAAATCAAGCAAGTGGAACTGAAACTTCCGAAGTTCCCAAAGGCGTTTGACGGATTGCGTGTAGTTCAGTTCAGTGATGCCCATCTTGGTTTTCATACCGGAGTGAAAGAGATGAGAAAGCTGGCGGCAACGATTGAGGAGCAGCAACCGGACTTGATTTGTTTTACCGGAGACATAGTCGAGAGGGAATCAGAGCCGATGCGTGAATGTATTCCGTTACTCGCCTCCATGCAAGCCAAGTATGGCAAATTTGCTGTTTTGGGGAATCATGATTATCGGGGCGGACAGCAGAATGAAGTGGCTGCCATGTTCCATGAAGCAGGGTTCAAGTTGTTAAGGAACGAACATGTGGTGATTGAACAAGGGGGCGAACGTCTGGCCATAGCTGGTTTGGATGACGCACTTACAGGCAGGCCTGATCCTGCCCAAGCCATCAAGGGATTGAATCAAGATTTGTGGAAATTGCTGCTTATGCATGAACCGGATTATGCCGACATTGCCACGCCCTATGGTTTCGGATTGCAGCTTTCCGGTCATAGCCATGGTGGACAGGTACGATTTCCATGGGTAGGGGCACTGACAACTCCCCGAGGTTCACACAAGTATGTTCAGGGGCTGTATTACACGAATGTCCAGGGGGTATATTACTCCACTCAGACACAGATGCCCGTGTATGTGAATCGTGGTTTTGGCATGACCCAACTGCCCATTCGTTTTTTGTGCAGACCGGAATTAACAGTTTTTGAGCTTAAAGGATTAACCACATAA
- a CDS encoding chemotaxis protein CheX, with protein sequence MKAEVINPFLESARNVFEQLIQVSPSTGSLGVKNVEFIADHVWIVIGMTGQLSGNIVFGINEQVALKIVSAMMGGFVITEMDEMSKSAISELGNMISGNASTILSNQGVVVDITPPQVMKSEHLTTFSATKALSIPLLMDGIGEMDIQVMIS encoded by the coding sequence GTGAAAGCGGAAGTGATTAATCCTTTCCTGGAATCGGCACGGAACGTATTCGAACAGCTCATCCAGGTTTCGCCTTCCACCGGGAGTCTTGGCGTGAAAAATGTAGAGTTCATTGCAGACCATGTCTGGATCGTGATTGGAATGACTGGACAACTTAGCGGAAACATAGTATTTGGAATCAATGAACAAGTTGCATTGAAAATTGTATCTGCAATGATGGGCGGTTTTGTCATTACAGAGATGGATGAAATGAGCAAAAGTGCAATTTCGGAACTGGGTAATATGATCAGTGGTAATGCCAGCACCATCCTGTCGAACCAGGGTGTTGTAGTTGATATTACACCTCCACAAGTGATGAAGTCCGAACATCTGACCACATTTAGTGCAACAAAAGCACTGAGCATTCCTTTGCTGATGGATGGCATTGGTGAGATGGATATTCAGGTCATGATCTCGTAG
- a CDS encoding metallophosphoesterase family protein, producing MERIAIVSDIHGNMTAWEAVLEDIKSRGVKRIFCLGDLVGKGPEPVQVVDGIRAACEIVIRGNWDELVAVNQDNENFTWQAERLGEERLAYLASLPFSHQFQLSGRTIRLVHASPQSVYHRVQPWDAMEKRLAMFDSPTDESVQGVADVVGYGDVHNAYLQYMNGKLLFNAGSVGNPLDLPQASYCILEGEESNDSNTPFNVQFVRVPYDIEREVQIAQSANVPALDFYIREIRTGIYRGLQE from the coding sequence ATGGAACGAATTGCGATTGTATCCGACATTCATGGCAACATGACTGCCTGGGAAGCAGTGCTGGAAGATATCAAAAGTCGCGGCGTAAAGCGAATCTTTTGTCTTGGTGACCTCGTGGGCAAGGGACCAGAACCGGTGCAGGTTGTGGATGGGATTAGAGCGGCGTGTGAAATTGTCATCCGCGGTAACTGGGATGAACTGGTTGCGGTTAACCAGGACAACGAGAACTTTACGTGGCAAGCAGAACGGTTGGGTGAGGAACGATTGGCGTATTTGGCGAGCCTGCCCTTCAGTCATCAATTTCAACTGAGCGGTCGCACCATCCGTTTGGTCCACGCATCACCTCAAAGTGTGTACCATCGTGTGCAGCCTTGGGACGCAATGGAAAAGAGATTGGCGATGTTTGATTCTCCGACTGATGAGTCTGTGCAAGGTGTTGCAGATGTTGTAGGTTATGGGGATGTGCATAATGCATATTTGCAGTATATGAATGGAAAATTACTGTTTAATGCAGGCAGTGTCGGTAATCCGCTAGATCTTCCCCAGGCTTCCTACTGTATTCTGGAGGGTGAAGAGAGCAACGATAGCAATACCCCGTTCAATGTTCAATTTGTGCGGGTACCTTATGATATTGAGCGAGAAGTACAGATTGCGCAGTCCGCGAATGTTCCGGCACTGGATTTCTATATCCGTGAGATTCGTACGGGCATCTACCGCGGGTTGCAGGAGTAG
- the sdhA gene encoding succinate dehydrogenase flavoprotein subunit, with protein sequence MASTNVIIVGGGLAGLMAAIKSAEAGVHVHLFSLVPVKRSHSVCAQGGINGAVNTKGEGDSPWVHFDDTVYGGDFLANQPPVKAMCEAAPGIIHLMDRMGVMFNRTPEGLLDFRRFGGTKHHRTAFAGATTGQQLLYALDEQVRRWEAAGLVTKYENWEFLQAVLDDEGVCRGIVAQDLKTMKVQTFPAEAVILASGGPGIIFGKTTNSVINTGTAASAVYQQGVNYANGEFIQIHPTAIPGDDKLRLMSESARGEGGRIWTYKDGKPWYFLEEKYPSYGNLVPRDIATREIFSVCVDMGLGVNGENMVYLDLSHKDPKELDVKLGGIIEIYEKFMGDDPRKIPMKIFPAVHYSMGGMWVDYNQMTNIPGLFAAGECEYQYHGANRLGANSLVSAIYGGMVAGPKAAEYIKGLKKSSADIPSSVFEKHTKQQSDKYEGIMKMQGTENAYVIHKELGEWMTANMTVVRYNDKLEATIGKIKELKERYGKINMYDSSGWNNPGAAFTRQLWNMIELAEAMTLGALLRNESRGAHYKPEFTERNDEEFLKTTIASWSKEGPKISYEPVDVSLIPPRIRDYSKD encoded by the coding sequence ATGGCATCAACGAATGTAATTATTGTGGGCGGCGGTCTCGCGGGCTTGATGGCGGCGATCAAATCGGCTGAAGCCGGAGTCCATGTTCATTTATTTTCACTGGTTCCTGTTAAACGATCCCACTCTGTATGCGCACAAGGCGGCATTAACGGAGCGGTAAATACCAAGGGTGAGGGTGACTCCCCATGGGTACACTTTGACGATACGGTATACGGCGGTGACTTCCTTGCGAACCAACCTCCGGTTAAAGCGATGTGCGAAGCAGCACCTGGCATCATTCACCTGATGGACCGTATGGGCGTAATGTTTAACCGGACACCGGAAGGTTTGCTTGATTTCCGTCGTTTCGGGGGAACGAAGCATCACCGTACCGCATTTGCCGGAGCGACAACAGGACAACAATTGCTCTATGCATTAGACGAACAGGTACGTCGCTGGGAAGCAGCGGGCCTGGTTACGAAATATGAGAACTGGGAGTTCCTGCAGGCGGTTTTGGATGATGAAGGCGTATGTCGCGGGATTGTAGCTCAGGATCTGAAAACGATGAAGGTGCAGACCTTCCCGGCAGAAGCGGTTATTCTGGCGAGTGGTGGTCCGGGTATCATCTTCGGTAAAACGACTAACTCGGTCATTAACACAGGTACAGCGGCAAGTGCCGTGTATCAACAAGGTGTAAATTACGCAAACGGGGAGTTCATTCAGATTCACCCAACAGCCATTCCAGGGGATGACAAGCTGCGTCTCATGTCCGAATCCGCGCGTGGTGAAGGTGGACGGATCTGGACTTACAAAGACGGCAAGCCTTGGTACTTCCTCGAAGAAAAGTATCCTTCCTACGGAAACCTGGTTCCGCGTGATATTGCAACACGTGAGATCTTCAGCGTCTGCGTGGATATGGGGCTGGGCGTGAACGGTGAGAACATGGTTTATCTCGACTTGTCTCATAAAGATCCGAAGGAACTGGACGTTAAACTGGGCGGAATCATTGAGATCTATGAGAAGTTCATGGGCGATGACCCGCGTAAAATCCCAATGAAAATCTTCCCGGCAGTCCATTATTCCATGGGCGGCATGTGGGTAGATTACAACCAAATGACCAACATTCCAGGGCTGTTCGCAGCTGGTGAATGTGAATATCAATACCATGGTGCAAACCGTCTGGGTGCCAACTCATTGGTATCCGCGATCTATGGTGGTATGGTGGCTGGACCAAAAGCGGCTGAATATATCAAAGGACTCAAAAAATCGTCCGCGGATATCCCTTCTTCCGTATTTGAGAAACACACCAAACAACAAAGCGATAAATACGAAGGCATCATGAAAATGCAGGGTACAGAAAATGCCTATGTTATTCATAAAGAGCTTGGCGAGTGGATGACAGCCAACATGACGGTTGTACGCTACAACGACAAGCTTGAAGCCACGATTGGCAAGATCAAGGAATTGAAAGAGCGTTATGGCAAAATCAACATGTACGATAGCTCCGGTTGGAACAATCCGGGTGCAGCGTTTACCCGTCAATTGTGGAACATGATTGAACTGGCAGAAGCAATGACTCTCGGCGCTCTGCTCCGTAACGAAAGCCGCGGCGCGCATTACAAACCGGAATTCACGGAACGTAATGACGAAGAGTTCCTGAAAACGACCATCGCAAGCTGGTCGAAGGAAGGCCCGAAAATCTCGTACGAGCCAGTAGACGTATCCCTGATCCCACCACGTATCCGGGATTACTCCAAGGATTAA